A part of Gracilimonas sp. genomic DNA contains:
- a CDS encoding HU family DNA-binding protein, translating into MTNEFLETLGIVIRDQIIMKNSVEIKGLGTFKAVHHNQKQEKNADGTNVMVPPKDTVEFTAENKG; encoded by the coding sequence ATGACAAACGAGTTTTTAGAAACGTTGGGAATTGTTATTCGTGATCAAATCATCATGAAGAATTCCGTTGAAATTAAAGGGTTGGGTACATTTAAGGCCGTTCATCACAATCAAAAACAAGAAAAAAATGCTGATGGCACCAACGTGATGGTCCCCCCTAAAGACACCGTCGAATTTACAGCTGAAAATAAGGGATAG
- a CDS encoding mechanosensitive ion channel domain-containing protein produces MIQLPTTAPSQVDSLVPDSGIIRTDTVKIPDPTNYSLSEFFIYIWDLLQVQLFSIQNTPVTFLKLIIFILLLVGFSFLASFTKRMLNRKILPRFVKDGGLRYTLSRMSQYVVVVIGVFISFQFLGINMTGLAVIFGFLSVGIGFGLQNITSNFISGLIVLFERPISVGDRVMVNNIEGDIEEINIRSTKVKTLDNISIIVPNSEFVSKDVINFSHGDPTYRLGVDVGVSYSSDLDKVLKALNEVADECDDVLKTPKHEVQLRSFGDSSWDMKLLAWIPDVKRRYQVHNKLNQAIVRKFAEYDIEIPFPQRDLHVRSGLNFDKDEEIKHGSEDSETSKKESGED; encoded by the coding sequence ATGATTCAACTACCAACAACAGCTCCTTCGCAAGTAGACTCTTTGGTTCCGGATAGTGGCATTATCCGGACTGATACAGTTAAGATTCCAGACCCAACCAATTATTCTCTTTCCGAGTTTTTTATTTATATCTGGGATTTACTGCAGGTACAGCTGTTTAGTATTCAGAATACTCCGGTCACCTTTCTGAAGCTGATTATCTTCATCCTGTTGCTGGTTGGATTTTCATTCCTGGCTTCTTTCACAAAAAGAATGCTTAATCGTAAAATTCTTCCGCGCTTTGTAAAAGATGGCGGACTCCGATACACCCTTTCCAGGATGTCGCAATATGTGGTGGTTGTAATCGGGGTCTTTATTTCATTCCAGTTTCTTGGGATAAATATGACCGGGCTGGCGGTTATTTTTGGTTTCCTGTCGGTTGGTATTGGTTTTGGTCTTCAGAACATCACCTCGAATTTCATTTCAGGTTTGATTGTACTTTTTGAGCGCCCGATTAGCGTGGGCGACCGTGTAATGGTCAATAATATCGAGGGTGATATAGAAGAGATTAATATCAGGTCTACAAAAGTAAAAACCCTGGATAACATCTCTATAATAGTGCCAAACTCAGAGTTTGTGTCTAAAGATGTGATCAACTTCTCTCATGGCGACCCAACCTATCGTCTTGGAGTCGATGTTGGCGTTTCATACTCTTCAGATCTGGATAAAGTCTTAAAAGCACTAAATGAAGTGGCTGATGAATGTGATGATGTACTCAAAACCCCTAAGCATGAAGTGCAGTTGCGTAGTTTTGGGGATTCTTCCTGGGATATGAAACTATTAGCATGGATTCCTGATGTGAAAAGACGATATCAGGTTCACAATAAATTAAATCAGGCGATTGTTCGGAAGTTCGCAGAATACGACATCGAAATACCATTCCCTCAAAGAGATTTACATGTCCGTTCAGGGCTCAATTTTGATAAGGATGAGGAGATTAAGCACGGTTCTGAAGATTCAGAAACTTCTAAGAAAGAATCAGGGGAAGATTAG
- a CDS encoding TonB family protein — protein MKFTEDDRRALYVTFGINTALLLFSLWFTLDMNQNARPSYIEVEFGEFKTGQLAEYSEVKNEQVAQRPNPSEIEPQEPVEEAPEPDETPQTPTEENTKPVDLPDQVEDVTEEAVQTPETEKIDPNQEQTEVQEEEVEIPPVAQEDETAQEGAKESGDVDGARGDMNSDQGIGNDEEKTSPYELKWEGEIDRSPMVQPLPENSANEEAVITVRFEVRPDGTVNRIILLKKMNPELEREVMSTLRTWRFSRLPGGVPQQTQWGTITFRFVFD, from the coding sequence ATGAAATTCACCGAAGACGATCGCCGGGCACTGTATGTAACCTTTGGGATAAATACTGCTTTATTGCTTTTTTCGCTTTGGTTCACCCTGGATATGAACCAAAATGCACGGCCTTCTTATATCGAGGTGGAGTTCGGGGAATTTAAAACCGGACAGCTCGCTGAGTACTCAGAAGTTAAGAATGAACAGGTTGCTCAGCGACCCAATCCCTCTGAAATTGAGCCGCAAGAACCGGTAGAAGAGGCGCCCGAACCCGACGAAACTCCGCAAACACCTACCGAGGAAAACACCAAGCCGGTTGACCTTCCCGATCAGGTGGAAGACGTAACCGAGGAAGCTGTTCAAACCCCTGAAACCGAAAAGATTGACCCTAACCAAGAACAAACGGAAGTTCAGGAAGAAGAAGTTGAAATACCTCCGGTAGCACAGGAAGATGAAACGGCTCAGGAAGGAGCCAAAGAAAGTGGTGATGTTGACGGAGCCCGTGGTGACATGAATTCTGACCAGGGGATCGGGAACGACGAAGAAAAAACCTCTCCCTATGAACTTAAATGGGAAGGAGAAATTGACCGTTCTCCGATGGTACAGCCATTGCCTGAAAATTCGGCTAATGAAGAAGCTGTTATCACGGTGCGATTTGAAGTTCGCCCGGATGGAACCGTGAACCGGATCATTCTTCTCAAAAAAATGAATCCGGAGTTGGAAAGAGAAGTTATGAGCACGCTTCGAACCTGGCGCTTTTCACGATTACCCGGTGGTGTTCCCCAGCAAACCCAATGGGGTACCATTACTTTCCGTTTTGTGTTTGATTAA
- a CDS encoding SPOR domain-containing protein, whose translation MHIDHDKLVELLVETSGIEKEKVEGQLEELVEEIKEAISEGDAYEVTGLGVFSGIGNNILFIPSDDFATEINYKYVGMEPIEMDDAASEDEDTSQPEDSDEPDLAADAGEDDDPFGGLLDDEDEPAKESPSFELDESSDEPIDEDPSEDVEEFADEEEEAPFDFADEELEDDTEEEIAEAEEPKPGPDKWGIDTYKDDSAERTFSGLLGNKDEEDADDEEESSDEELAAELSKQLGEEKEGEDSLNALFGEADVEEELEEEDSLNEDDPFAALAEDEEEDEGSDVIEDDQEEIIPVIKNLASEEAKQKRAQKEEEPEEKEQEKESKPSRKPKRPTTSRDSQGAPVLLWVLLIIVLLAGGTYGLGYFGIVNVPGITPETPQQASVTPPDPVPVPPADETPAQQNQGNQQQANTQPEENTPSQEAPENTPQEQAPQNQVSQNKTIPAGQSLYGLKGVVNPNANDGYTIVVYSLSSERNAKSAERELINNGYRVLIATIPSQQYGQLWRVSLGQFESMRTAAIAAETLGSTLSKNYFITKIN comes from the coding sequence ATGCATATAGATCATGACAAACTGGTTGAATTGCTTGTTGAGACTTCAGGCATTGAGAAAGAAAAGGTAGAAGGTCAGCTTGAAGAGCTCGTAGAAGAGATAAAAGAGGCTATTTCAGAAGGCGATGCGTATGAAGTAACCGGGTTGGGTGTTTTTAGCGGTATCGGAAATAACATCCTTTTTATCCCCTCTGATGATTTCGCCACTGAAATAAATTATAAATACGTGGGGATGGAACCCATTGAAATGGATGATGCGGCTTCCGAAGATGAGGATACATCACAACCCGAAGATTCTGATGAACCGGATTTAGCAGCTGATGCCGGTGAGGATGATGATCCGTTTGGCGGCCTGCTCGATGATGAAGACGAGCCTGCCAAAGAAAGCCCCTCATTTGAACTGGATGAAAGTTCTGATGAGCCGATTGATGAAGACCCCTCGGAAGATGTTGAAGAGTTTGCAGACGAAGAGGAAGAAGCTCCTTTCGATTTTGCCGATGAAGAACTTGAAGATGATACAGAAGAAGAAATTGCAGAGGCAGAAGAGCCAAAACCCGGCCCCGACAAGTGGGGAATAGATACGTATAAAGATGATTCTGCTGAACGAACTTTTTCCGGTCTTTTGGGAAATAAAGATGAAGAGGATGCTGATGATGAGGAAGAATCAAGTGATGAAGAACTGGCTGCAGAACTAAGTAAACAGCTGGGAGAAGAGAAGGAAGGCGAAGATTCTTTGAATGCTCTCTTTGGAGAGGCCGACGTTGAAGAAGAGCTGGAAGAAGAAGACTCTCTGAATGAAGATGATCCTTTTGCGGCCCTGGCAGAAGATGAAGAGGAGGACGAAGGTTCTGATGTGATAGAGGATGACCAGGAAGAAATAATACCGGTTATTAAAAACCTTGCCTCTGAAGAAGCCAAACAGAAAAGGGCTCAGAAAGAAGAAGAGCCTGAAGAAAAGGAGCAAGAGAAAGAAAGTAAACCATCCCGAAAACCAAAACGGCCCACAACTTCCAGAGACTCGCAGGGAGCGCCGGTTTTGCTTTGGGTTTTGCTAATTATCGTTCTGTTGGCAGGAGGAACCTACGGGTTAGGCTATTTTGGTATAGTCAATGTGCCGGGAATAACCCCGGAGACACCACAACAGGCTTCTGTCACTCCGCCGGATCCAGTTCCTGTTCCACCGGCTGATGAAACGCCTGCTCAGCAAAATCAGGGTAATCAACAACAAGCTAACACCCAGCCTGAAGAGAATACCCCTTCTCAGGAAGCCCCTGAAAATACTCCACAGGAACAAGCTCCTCAAAATCAGGTATCACAAAATAAAACAATCCCTGCCGGACAATCATTATATGGTCTGAAAGGTGTTGTGAACCCCAACGCAAATGACGGTTACACCATTGTGGTTTATTCACTGAGTAGTGAACGCAATGCAAAATCGGCTGAACGAGAGTTAATCAACAACGGCTATCGGGTTCTTATTGCAACCATACCCTCACAACAATATGGACAGCTTTGGCGCGTAAGCTTAGGGCAGTTCGAATCAATGCGTACAGCTGCAATTGCCGCAGAGACTCTTGGTTCAACACTTTCAAAAAATTATTTCATAACCAAAATTAACTAA
- the nadA gene encoding quinolinate synthase NadA, translating into MEVLDVLEIESEVSLPKRYSELSAEEMEARIQEIKAKFGDRLFIPGHHYQKDEVIKFADARGDSLKLAQICSEMPNAEFIAFCGVHFMAETADMLTGPNQKVILPDMRAGCSMADMADIDQTELGWQKMQEIWGDTILPLTYVNSTAAIKGFVGKHGGATVTSSNAKNMLEWAFTQKERILFLPDQHLGRNTAFDLGISLDEMAIWDPIEGEFIYDGEFKDVKVILWKGHCSVHEKFNIKHIENLRKQEPDVKILVHPECTYDVVQASDLNGSTSFIIDTIENAEPGSKWAIGTEMNLVNRLAQENPDKEIVSLNPFMCPCLTMNRIDLPHLLWALEKLEQGEVVNQITVPKEVAENAVLALNRMLERS; encoded by the coding sequence ATGGAAGTTTTAGACGTTTTAGAGATTGAATCTGAAGTATCCCTTCCCAAGCGATACAGCGAGCTTTCTGCAGAAGAGATGGAAGCCCGCATTCAGGAAATTAAAGCCAAATTCGGCGACCGGCTTTTCATTCCGGGGCACCATTATCAAAAAGATGAAGTAATCAAGTTTGCTGACGCCCGTGGAGATTCTCTCAAGCTCGCTCAGATTTGCTCTGAGATGCCAAATGCTGAGTTCATCGCTTTTTGCGGTGTTCATTTTATGGCCGAAACGGCTGATATGCTTACCGGGCCTAACCAAAAAGTCATTCTTCCCGACATGCGTGCTGGCTGCTCGATGGCAGACATGGCCGATATTGACCAAACTGAATTGGGCTGGCAAAAAATGCAGGAAATCTGGGGTGATACTATCCTGCCGCTTACCTATGTGAATTCCACTGCAGCTATTAAAGGATTTGTAGGAAAGCACGGTGGAGCTACAGTAACTTCTTCCAACGCAAAAAACATGCTGGAATGGGCTTTTACCCAAAAAGAGCGCATTCTGTTTTTACCCGATCAGCACCTGGGTCGAAATACCGCTTTTGATTTGGGCATTTCCCTGGATGAAATGGCAATTTGGGATCCCATTGAAGGTGAGTTTATCTATGATGGCGAGTTTAAAGATGTGAAAGTAATTCTATGGAAAGGCCACTGCTCGGTGCATGAGAAGTTCAACATCAAGCATATTGAAAATCTCCGCAAACAAGAGCCGGATGTAAAAATCCTGGTTCACCCTGAATGTACTTATGATGTCGTTCAGGCGTCTGACCTTAACGGCTCAACCAGTTTCATTATTGATACGATTGAAAACGCAGAACCCGGGTCAAAATGGGCTATCGGTACTGAAATGAATTTGGTTAACCGGCTGGCACAGGAAAATCCCGATAAAGAAATCGTTTCTTTAAATCCGTTTATGTGTCCTTGCCTTACGATGAATCGCATTGACCTTCCGCATTTACTCTGGGCGCTGGAAAAACTGGAACAAGGTGAAGTTGTTAACCAAATCACCGTACCTAAAGAAGTAGCAGAAAATGCGGTGCTTGCACTTAACCGGATGCTGGAACGGTCATAA
- a CDS encoding biopolymer transporter ExbD, translated as MSRDFRRGDKKLPPLSLFSQSSLTDIVLLLLIFFLLTSSFVTNFGIRVEVPKAESSAATEPQFISVAVTKDGEFYVDGDLTARGSLATAIRNARNNKPQGTVVLRADKDAKVDDAVRVMNVSKALNLKIVMATEQGS; from the coding sequence ATGTCGCGCGATTTCAGACGTGGAGATAAAAAGCTGCCGCCGCTGTCGCTGTTTTCGCAGTCGTCGCTGACGGATATTGTACTTTTACTCCTCATATTCTTTTTGCTAACCTCTTCCTTCGTTACCAACTTTGGTATTCGGGTTGAAGTTCCCAAAGCGGAAAGCAGTGCCGCAACAGAACCACAGTTTATTTCTGTTGCCGTCACTAAAGATGGTGAATTCTATGTTGACGGGGACTTGACGGCCCGCGGCTCCCTTGCAACGGCTATTCGTAATGCCCGAAATAATAAACCACAGGGAACCGTTGTATTAAGAGCTGACAAAGATGCTAAAGTTGATGATGCCGTTCGCGTCATGAATGTAAGCAAGGCTCTGAATCTTAAAATTGTAATGGCTACTGAACAAGGCTCATAA
- a CDS encoding MotA/TolQ/ExbB proton channel family protein, with the protein MHLLLIFLQDTASVDSLMAMQEETVTFFDLLIEGGILMIPIFLLFAISVYVIAERWSAVNRSHVAPEKFLSTIESMLKSGKGGASNAMDYCDEFDKPIARIIKAGIKRLGRPLRDIEDAIDNAGKKEIFFLEKRMNWLATVAGVAPLLGFTGTVTGMIEAFMDIQSLQGNVNPSVLAGGIWEALITTAAGLIVGLIAYGFYNFLLGKINRSIFELENASADFLDLLQSPAKKENN; encoded by the coding sequence ATGCACTTATTGCTGATTTTTTTGCAAGACACGGCCTCCGTTGATTCACTGATGGCCATGCAGGAAGAGACTGTCACTTTTTTCGACCTTTTGATCGAGGGCGGAATCCTGATGATTCCCATATTCCTGCTTTTTGCTATTTCTGTTTATGTAATCGCTGAGCGCTGGAGCGCCGTAAACCGATCTCACGTAGCTCCGGAAAAATTTCTTTCTACCATTGAAAGTATGCTAAAATCCGGAAAAGGCGGTGCTTCTAATGCCATGGACTATTGCGATGAATTTGACAAGCCAATTGCACGTATCATTAAAGCGGGTATTAAAAGACTGGGAAGGCCTTTACGTGATATTGAAGACGCTATCGATAACGCAGGGAAAAAAGAGATTTTCTTTCTTGAAAAAAGAATGAACTGGCTCGCAACTGTAGCCGGTGTTGCACCACTGCTTGGATTTACCGGAACGGTAACCGGTATGATCGAAGCCTTTATGGATATTCAGTCGCTACAGGGAAATGTAAACCCGAGCGTGCTTGCTGGCGGTATCTGGGAAGCGCTGATTACCACTGCGGCCGGACTGATTGTCGGTTTGATTGCTTATGGTTTTTATAACTTCCTGCTAGGTAAAATCAACCGCTCTATCTTTGAGTTGGAAAATGCCTCGGCCGATTTCCTTGACCTCCTTCAATCACCTGCAAAAAAAGAGAATAATTAA